The Fusobacterium pseudoperiodonticum DNA window TCCTATCACTCACAATGAATTAAACAAGAGGATAGGAACCGCAAGATACATACATAATTTTATTTCAAAGGGGAAATTTAGATTAGAGTAAATTAGGAGTTGAAATGCTAAATTTTAAAAGCCTCAGTAAAATTCTTCTTAATATATTAAAAGTAATAGTATATGCTTTTCTTATATTATTTTCTTTTATTTCCATAATTGCACTATATCAAATATATACTGAAAAAGATGGCTTTAATAGAGGAATGGCTTTAATATTTCTTATAGTATTTTCAGTATTTCTCTCGCTTACTATGTGCAATCTGCTAAAAACTTTTTTACTTCTTTGTTCAAAGAAAGTAAATATAACTGAAAAACTATTTGAAAGAAAATATTTTAAATCTTTAGATAAGTTTGAATTTATCTTAAAAATTGTACTGAAAATCATATTAAGGGTTTTAGCATATCTTTTTGTGTTTTTCCTAATTGGAATAAATATAGTCAGTGTTGCTGATGAAAATGCTAGAGACAGGGGAACTTTTCCTTTAGAAGCTGTCCAACTTTTAACAGTAGCTGCACTTATTGCTCTACTTATCATGCTGTTTAAAGATTTTAAAAAAATATATATCTTCCTTTCTGAAAAATATAAAGCTCTTCCAGCTTTTAATAAGAAAGTTCAAGAAAATGTAATAAAAGTAAAGACTAAAATAAAAGAACAATTAAAAAAAATTAAAGATAAAAAATATAGTTTTAAAGACTTTATAACAAAGCTAAACTTTAAAATCAATATAAAGTTTTTATCTAAATTTACAGAATTATTAGAAGATAAAACAAACTTTTTAAAAGAAAAATTATTTCAAGAAAGGTATGAGATTTTTCTTAATGAAAAAGCTGATAAATTTCTGATAGGAGCCTATCAAGTTTTATCAGCTATGTGTCTTTTAGCTTTTTGTAGTATTTTTATCTCTATATCAGGAATATTGATATATAAAACTTTAGTGTTTTTATTTTACTTATTTGGAGTTATTTTCACTCTTTTAATAGCTGCAATAAGTTCATTCCCATATATCTTATTTCTATTCTTCCTTTAATAAAAATAAAAAAGGGGCTGTTGCAAATTAACAAAAAGTAAAAAATAGTTCGTTACTGAGTAAATTTCTTAACGATAAAAAATCAAGAATTCGCTGCAAATCAGGAAACTCACTTCGTTCAGACACTCCTGCATTTGCTCGGCTCATTCTATTTGATTTTTTATCTAAAATTTCCATTCGTAACTCACTTATTTTTTTACTTTAAGATTGAAATTTTAATTTTGCAACAGCCTCACTTTTTTATTTTACTTGAAGAACTTCATCACCAAGGATAATTTTATTATCATCAGTTAATATAGCAGGAATTCCAACATATCCAAATTTCTTTGCATCATCAAATTCCTTTCTATTTTCTCTTAAAGCTAAAAATTCTTTTAAATTTTTCATACTTTCAGTAATATTTACAAACTCATATTTGTAATTAACTTTTTCAAAATATTCTCTTGCTTCAACACAATCAGGGCAAAGCATAGATCCGTATACTTTTGGCATTTTTTTACCTCCATTTTATTTGATATTTTAAATTATATCTTATTCTTACTAAAAAAATCAACTTTATTTTATAAATAAGTAAAATTTAAAGACTTAGTCAATTTTTTATGTTATAATTATAAAATACAGAATATTAGTTATGGGAGGCTTTTGTTATGGATACTTCTTTTTTTGTTTCACTAGATAAAAAGGCATTATATCACAATATTGAATATTTAAGAGA harbors:
- a CDS encoding riboflavin synthase subunit alpha, producing the protein MEILDKKSNRMSRANAGVSERSEFPDLQRILDFLSLRNLLSNELFFTFC
- a CDS encoding glutaredoxin domain-containing protein; translation: MPKVYGSMLCPDCVEAREYFEKVNYKYEFVNITESMKNLKEFLALRENRKEFDDAKKFGYVGIPAILTDDNKIILGDEVLQVK